The DNA segment CGCCGACGTGGGGGTTTCCCTGCTGGAGCTGGACGAGGTGGCGCGCGAGGTGCTGCGCGACGCGGGGGCGACGTCGCCCTTCCTCGGCTACCGCCCCTCCTTCGCCCCCGTCCCCTTCCCCGCGGTCATCTGCGCCTCGGTGAACGACGCGATCGTGCACGGCATCCCGACCGGCTACCGCCTGCGCGACGGCGACCTGGTCTCCATCGACTGCGGCGCCGAACTGGGCGGCTGGGCGGGCGACTCGGCGATCAGCTTCACGGTGGGCCGGGCGCGCCCGGCCGACGTACGCCTGGTCGAGACCGCTGAACGGGCCCTGGTGGCGGGCATCGAAGCGGCCGTCGTCGGCAACCGTATCGGCGACATCGCCCACGCGATCGGCTCGGTGTGCCGGGCGGCCGGATACGGCGTCCCGGACGGCTTCGGCGGGCACGGCATCGGCCGCAAGATGCACGAGGACCCTTCGGTGCCGAACGAGGGCCCTCCCGGCCGGGGCATGCCGCTGCGGCACGGCCTGGTCCTCGCCATCGAGCCGATGCTCATCGCCGGCGGCCAGGACGGCTACCACGCGGCACCGGACGGCTGGACGCTGTGCACGAACGACGGCTCCCGCGCGGCCCACGCGGAGCACACGGTGGCGATCACGGAGTCGGGACCCCGGGTCCTGACGGCACGCTGAGGCGGCCGCTCCGGTGCCCCTCGGGCGCCCCTCGGGTGCCGTTTCCCTGAAGGTGCCCCCGGCCACCGTTCGTGCGAAGGTGTTCTACGAACGCGGTCAGGTGTAACCGGCTTGCGCCCGGGTTACCCGACTCCGGCACGTCGATGAGCGAGGGCGACCCTGCCCGCGCAGGGACGCCGGATGGGAACGCCATGACCAGCGGCTTCACTGGTGGTCCGGAAGACTACGACCCCTTCGGAGAATTCCTCGCCCGCTTCTTCGGCGGCCCGCGCCCCGGCCCCCGGCAGATCGACATCGGCCGCCTGCTCAGTCAGCCGGCCCGGGAGCTGGTGCAGGGCGCCGCCCAGTACGCCGCCGAGCACGGCAGCCGCGACCTGGACACCCAGCACCTGCTGCGCGCCGCCCTGTCCGCCGAGCCGACCCGGAGCCTGCTCACCCGGGCGGGCGCGGACCCCGACTCGCTGGCGACGGAGATCGACGAGCGGTCGGGCCCGGTCCAGCACCCGCCGGGCGAGGTCCCGCCGCCGACGTCGCTGTCCCTGACCCCGGCCGCCAAGCGCGCCCTGCTCGACGCCCACGACCTGGCCCGGGCGCGGGGCACCGGCTACATCGGCCCGGAGCATGTGCTCAGCGCCCTCGCCGCGAACCCCGACTCCGCGGCCGGCCACATCCTGAACGCGGCCCGCTTCGCCCCCTCCGGCCCCGGCATGCCGCCCGAGGCCTCGGACAGCTCCCAGTCCCGGCCCCGCGTCGACCAGCGACCGCGCGTCGACTCCGGTACGCCCACCCTTGACAAGTACGGCCGCGACCTCACCGACCTCGCCCGCCGGGGCCGTATCGACCCGGTGATCGGCCGGGACGAGGAGATCGAGCAGACCGTCGAGGTGCTGTCGCGGCGCGGCAAGAACAACCCGGTGCTGATCGGCGACGCGGGCGTCGGCAAGACCGCGATCGTGGAGGGCCTGGCCCAGCGGATCGCGGACGGCGACGTGCCCGACATCCTCGGCGGCCGCCGGGTGGTCGCGCTGGACCTGACGGGCGTGGTGGCGGGCACCCGCTACCGGGGCGACTTCGAGGAGCGGCTCAACAACATCGTGGGCGAGATCCGCTCGCACTCCGACCAACTGATCGTCTTCATCGACGAGTTGCACACCGTCGTAGGCGCCGGAGGCGGCGGCGAGGGCGGCTCCATGGACGCCGGGAACATCCTCAAGCCGGCGCTGGCCCGCGGCGAGTTGCACGTCGTGGGCGCGACCACGCTGGAGGAGTACCGCAGGATCGAGAAGGACGCGGCCCTCTCCCGCCGCTTCCAGCCGATCCTCGTCCCCGAGCCGACCGCCGCCGACGCGATCGAGATCCTGCGCGGCCTGCGCGACCGCTACGAGGCCCACCACCAGGTCCGCTACAGCGACGAGGCGCTCGTCGCCGCCGTGGAACTCTCCGACCGCTATCTCACCGACCGCCGCCTGCCGGACAAGGCGATCGACCTGATCGACCAGGCGGGCGCCCGGGTCCGGCTGGGTGCGCGGGCCAAGGGGACGGACGTACGGACCCTGGAGCGCGAGGTCGAGCAGCTGTACCGGGACAAGGACCAGGCGGTCACCGACGAGCAGTACGAGCAGGCCACGCAACTGCGCGACCGTATCGTCGAGTTGAAGCAGCGCATCGCGGAGGCCTCCGACAACGAGGAGGCCGACGAGGGACAGCATCTGGAGGTCACCGCCGAGGCCATCGCGGAGGTCGTGTCCCGGCAGACCGGCATCCCGGTGAGCAGCCTCACCGAGGAGGAGAAGGACCGGCTGCTCGGCCTGGAGGAGCACCTGCACGAGCGGGTCGTCGGCCAGGACGAGGCGGTGCGCGTGGTCTCCGACGCGGTGCTGCGCTCCCGGGCCGGACTCGCCAGCCCCGACCGGCCGATCGGCAGCTTCCTCTTCCTCGGCCCGACCGGCGTCGGCAAGACCGAGCTTGCCCGCGCGCTCGCCGAGGCGCTGTTCGGCAGCGAGGAGCGGATGGTCCGCCTGGACATGAGCGAGTACCAGGAACGGCACACCGTCAGCCGCCTGGTCGGCGCCCCGCCCGGGTACGTCGGCCACGAGGAGGCCGGGCAGCTCACCGAGGTGGTGCGCCGGCACCCGTACTCGCTGCTCCTGCTCGACGAGGTCGAGAAGGCTCACCCGGACGTCTTCAACATCCTGCTGCAGGTCCTGGACGACGGCCGGCTGACCGACTCCCAGGGCCGCACGGTCGACTTCACCAACACGGTCATCGTGATGACCAGCAACCTGGGTTCGGAGGCGATCGGCCGCGGCGGCACCGGCATCGGGTTCGGCGCGGGTGACGAGGAGGCCGACGAACAGGCGCGCAGCGAGCGGGTCCTGCGGCCGTTGCGCGAGCACTTCCGGCCCGAGTTCCTCAACCGCATCGACGAGGTCGTCGTCTTCCGCCGCCTGACCCCGGAGCAGTTGGAGCGGATCACCAACCTGCTGCTGGACAAGACCCGTCGTCTGCTGCACGCCCAGGGCGTCTCGGTCGACTTCACCGGCGCGGCAGTCGACTGGCTCTCCGAGCGCGGCTACCAGCCCGAGTACGGCGCCCGCCCGCTGCGCCGCACGATCCAGCGGGAGGTCGACAACCAGCTCTCCCGGCTGCTCCTGGACGGCCGGATCGGCGAGGGCGGCCGGGTGACGGTGGACGTGGCGGACGGCCAGCTCACCTTCCGTGCGGAAGAGCTGCCGCCCGCCCCCGAGTTGTGACGCCCCTCGCGGACGCTACGACGCCGGCCGCACCACCATCGCCGAGCCGCCGCCCCGCCGTCCCCTCTCGGCGGCGGCCAGCCACTTCCCTTCCGGCAGCCGCTGCACAGCGGTGGCGGCGCCGATCTCGGGGTTGGGCTTGAAGGAGTGGCCGATGGCCTCCAGCCGGGCCTTCGACTCACTGTCGAGCCCGGGTTCCAGCTCGGTCTGGGCCGCGTTGCGCTGGCTGGCGCGCGGCGCGGCGATCGCGTCGACCAGCGGCAGTCCACGGTCGACGAAGCCGGTCAGGGTCTGCAGCACGGTCGTGATGATGGTCGCGCCACCTGGCGAACCGAGCGCCACGACGGGCTTGTCGTGCCGGTCGAGGACGATGGTCGGGGACATCGAGGAACGCGGACGCTTGCCCGGACCCGGCAGGTTCGGGTCGTGCACGGCCGGGTTGGCGGGGGTGAAGGAGAAGTCCGTCAGCTCGTTGTTGAGGATGAAGCCACGGCCCGGGACCGTGATGCCGCTGCCACCGGTCTGCTCGATGGTCAGCGTGTAGGAGACGACGTTCCCCCACTTGTCGGCCACCGTGAGGTGGGTGGTGCTGTCGCCCTCGTAGGTGGTCGGGGCCGCCGTGCCACCGGCGTCGCAGGCCGCCGGGTTGCGCGGGTCGCCCGGCGCGAGGGGGCTGGTCAGCACCGCGTCGTCCTTGATCAGGCACTCCCGCGAGTCGGCGTAGCGCTGCGACAGCAGGTCCTTGGTCGGTACGTCCTCGAAGGCCGGGTCGCCGACCCAGCGCCCGCGGTCGGCGAAGGCGATACGGCTGGCCTCGATGTAGCGGTGCAGGTACTGGACCTCGCTCGCCTTCGACAGGTCCGTGTTCTCCAGGATGTTCAGCGCCTCGCCGACCGTCGTGCCGCCGGAGGAGGAGGGCGCCATGGAGTAGACGCCGAGTCCGCGGTACGAGGTCCTGGTGGGCGCCTGCGACTTGGTGCGGTACGTGGCCAGGTCCTTGGCGGTGAGGTCGCCGGGGCGGGCCTTCCAGCCGGAGCCCGGGTCCACGGGCGGGTGGTTGACCGTGTCGACGATGTCCTCGGCGATGTCGCCCCGGTAGAGCGCGCCGACGCCCCTCTTCGCCAACTCCGCGTAGGTCCGGGCGAGATCGGGGTTCCTGAAGGTGGAGCCGACGACCGGCAGGGCGCCGTTCGGCAGGAACAGCTCGGCGGTGTCCGGGAAGTAGCGGAACCGGGTCTCGTTCGCGGCGGTCTGCGAGCGGAAGGTGTCGTCGACGGTGAAGCCGTCCCGGGCCAGCCGCTCGGCGGGCTGCAGCACGGTGCCGAGCCGTTTGCTCCCCCACTTGTCGAGCGCCTTCTGCCAGGTGGCGGGCGTGCCCGGGGTGCCGACGCTCAGGCCGCTGGTGACGGCCTCGGCGAAGGGGATCGCCTTGCCGTTCTCCACGAACAGGTCGGAGTCCGCGCTCAGCGGCGCGGTCTCGCGGCCGTCGATGGTCCGCACCGTACGGGACTTGGCGTCGTAGTAGACGAAGTAGCCGCCCCCGCCGACGCCGGCGGAGTAGGGCTCGGTGACGCCGAGCGCGGCGGCCGTGGCCACGGCGGCGTCGACGGCGTTGCCGCCCTTGCGCAGGACCTCGATGCCGGCCGCGGACGCGTCCGCGTCGACGCTCGACACGGCGCCGCCGTAGCCGACCGCCACGGGGACCTTCTCGGGGCTGCTCTGCGCGCCGGGGGGCGCCGCGGCTCCCACCGACACCACGGCGGCCGAGACCGCCAGGACCGACAGTTTCCGCGCGACAGGGCGACGCATCCGCACCTCCAGGCAGGGGCTGTTGGCGCAGCCTAATCGATCGCCATGCCCCCGTCAGGAGCGCGTGACCCCGTGTGTCGAACAACGGTTTGCGTTGGCCCGCTACCATGCGCGCCCATGAACGACGACGTGCGCAACATCGTCCTGGGCGTGGTCGCGGCGGCCATCAGTGCCGCCCTCGGCTGGCTTGCCCGTACGTACCTGTGGAAGCGGAAGCTCCGCCGCAAGCAGGCGTTTTTCGGGCTGCCCGACAATGCCGAGTCCCTGCTGGTGGTGAACCGCGGGGCCGGCGGACCCGAGCTCACGGTGATGCGTTACGACGTGTTCGCGCTGCTCGAACTCGCGGCGCTGATCAAGGACTGCAACGCCCACGCCCAGATCATCCCGCACGACGCGGCACGCCAGGGCTTCGGCGAGCGCACCGAGTTCTGCGTCGGCGGCCCGGCGTCGAACCGCCGTATGACGGCGCACCTGGCCTCCCTACTGCCCGGGGTGCGGGTGAACGTCGACGCCGAACCCGGCCCGGACCGGGGCGCCCTCCAGATCGGCTCCGAGCGCTATCGGGTGGAGGTCGGCAAGGAGGAGTACGCGCTCCTCGCCCGGCTGACCGTCGGCGAGAGCCAGGGCCCGCGTCCCGTCTTCCTCTTCTGCGGCCAGACCGCGATCACCAACCAGGCCGCCACCCGCTATCTCGCCCGCAACCATGAGCGGCTGACCCGCAAGCACGGCACCGGCTCCTTCGTCCTGCTGCTGAAGGTGGTCAACTCGCAGGCGTACGGCCCGGATGTCGTGGAGCTGATCGCGGAGGTCACGCGGGCGGCGCAGGCTCCGTTGCCGACACCCGCCCCCGCGCGAAATAGCCATCGATCCTCCTGAGGTCCAACACATTCCGGTAATCGTTACTGGCACGTAACTTACCGAGGGGTTACTTGCGGTAAGAGGCCGCGGTTACCGTCGGGT comes from the Streptomyces sp. NBC_00443 genome and includes:
- the ggt gene encoding gamma-glutamyltransferase, coding for MRRPVARKLSVLAVSAAVVSVGAAAPPGAQSSPEKVPVAVGYGGAVSSVDADASAAGIEVLRKGGNAVDAAVATAAALGVTEPYSAGVGGGGYFVYYDAKSRTVRTIDGRETAPLSADSDLFVENGKAIPFAEAVTSGLSVGTPGTPATWQKALDKWGSKRLGTVLQPAERLARDGFTVDDTFRSQTAANETRFRYFPDTAELFLPNGALPVVGSTFRNPDLARTYAELAKRGVGALYRGDIAEDIVDTVNHPPVDPGSGWKARPGDLTAKDLATYRTKSQAPTRTSYRGLGVYSMAPSSSGGTTVGEALNILENTDLSKASEVQYLHRYIEASRIAFADRGRWVGDPAFEDVPTKDLLSQRYADSRECLIKDDAVLTSPLAPGDPRNPAACDAGGTAAPTTYEGDSTTHLTVADKWGNVVSYTLTIEQTGGSGITVPGRGFILNNELTDFSFTPANPAVHDPNLPGPGKRPRSSMSPTIVLDRHDKPVVALGSPGGATIITTVLQTLTGFVDRGLPLVDAIAAPRASQRNAAQTELEPGLDSESKARLEAIGHSFKPNPEIGAATAVQRLPEGKWLAAAERGRRGGGSAMVVRPAS
- the map gene encoding type I methionyl aminopeptidase translates to MVELKTNQSIDAMYEAGQVVGQALTAVRKAADVGVSLLELDEVAREVLRDAGATSPFLGYRPSFAPVPFPAVICASVNDAIVHGIPTGYRLRDGDLVSIDCGAELGGWAGDSAISFTVGRARPADVRLVETAERALVAGIEAAVVGNRIGDIAHAIGSVCRAAGYGVPDGFGGHGIGRKMHEDPSVPNEGPPGRGMPLRHGLVLAIEPMLIAGGQDGYHAAPDGWTLCTNDGSRAAHAEHTVAITESGPRVLTAR
- a CDS encoding ATP-dependent Clp protease ATP-binding subunit, producing the protein MTSGFTGGPEDYDPFGEFLARFFGGPRPGPRQIDIGRLLSQPARELVQGAAQYAAEHGSRDLDTQHLLRAALSAEPTRSLLTRAGADPDSLATEIDERSGPVQHPPGEVPPPTSLSLTPAAKRALLDAHDLARARGTGYIGPEHVLSALAANPDSAAGHILNAARFAPSGPGMPPEASDSSQSRPRVDQRPRVDSGTPTLDKYGRDLTDLARRGRIDPVIGRDEEIEQTVEVLSRRGKNNPVLIGDAGVGKTAIVEGLAQRIADGDVPDILGGRRVVALDLTGVVAGTRYRGDFEERLNNIVGEIRSHSDQLIVFIDELHTVVGAGGGGEGGSMDAGNILKPALARGELHVVGATTLEEYRRIEKDAALSRRFQPILVPEPTAADAIEILRGLRDRYEAHHQVRYSDEALVAAVELSDRYLTDRRLPDKAIDLIDQAGARVRLGARAKGTDVRTLEREVEQLYRDKDQAVTDEQYEQATQLRDRIVELKQRIAEASDNEEADEGQHLEVTAEAIAEVVSRQTGIPVSSLTEEEKDRLLGLEEHLHERVVGQDEAVRVVSDAVLRSRAGLASPDRPIGSFLFLGPTGVGKTELARALAEALFGSEERMVRLDMSEYQERHTVSRLVGAPPGYVGHEEAGQLTEVVRRHPYSLLLLDEVEKAHPDVFNILLQVLDDGRLTDSQGRTVDFTNTVIVMTSNLGSEAIGRGGTGIGFGAGDEEADEQARSERVLRPLREHFRPEFLNRIDEVVVFRRLTPEQLERITNLLLDKTRRLLHAQGVSVDFTGAAVDWLSERGYQPEYGARPLRRTIQREVDNQLSRLLLDGRIGEGGRVTVDVADGQLTFRAEELPPAPEL